The genomic interval AGAGTCTTTGAaaccatttttattagttCTTGTTGAAAGAATGACTCACCTTGACATTGAATTAGTATTTATATGCTTGGTAAGCTACATAGGTGATGAAACCTTGCAGTTAGTAAGTTATTGGGTCAATAAACTAATATCTATCATTCTAGCTTTATCTCACGTACTTCCGCAAAACATTAACAAGTACTTAGTGCGTACATAACAATTTCATAATCCGTACTAAAGTACCGGTATACCGAGTATAAATAGTGcgtgtatttgttttaaaatttattctcAAGCCTCCCTTGAAAGAATATCAAAATGTCCAAGTTCACTGTCTTTTTCCTGTTCGCTCAGGCTCTGCTCATCCAGAGCATCTACAGCCAGTGCGTGCCCGTCAACAGCTGCGGTGGACTGCCATACGGTGGACTTGGCGGAGTCTACAGTGGACTCAACGCTGGTGGTATCATTGGGAACGGCTACGGTGCATACGGTGCCTCAAGCTAAGGCGGATACGGAGGCTCGGGCGTCGGTGAGATCGCCGCTCTTGGCCAACTGGGAGTCGGAGGACAGACCTACATCAACGGAAACCTGCCGACCAGTGGTGCTGTCTCCTTCAGCGCTGAGCTCCCTGCCGCTGGCGTCGTCACCATCGTGGGCAACAACCCCGGCATCTGCAGCTGCGCCTGCCCCGGACTCAACTACTACTACTAACTGGAGCCATTTTCATATGACCGACAATTACCTAAATCTTTTGAGTTAAGTTCGGCTTTTTCTATTTTCatcccaataattttattacacgCTCGCATTATCATATAGACGCTAAGACTGGCCAAGATACGTCACactcaaataaaatacagtttaTATGTTTATCTAACTCGGGAAAGCTCGTTTCGTGCCATATCTAGGGCATAGACAAAAGGGACACAAGACTGATGTACTGATTACATCACTGAAACTGTACTAATTTGTATATGTGTTTTATTtgatgtttattgtttattaattattaattaatgaataaaaaaaactaaattgatgatgattatgaaatCCTCTTATCCCTCATCAGGGACATAGAGCTCGAAGAAAGGATTTCCACTTCTCCCGATCCTGCGCGGCATCTTCCAGGTCGGCCCAGCCGAGACCAGTTGATGCAGCCTCCGCCTCAACTGACCGCCTGCAGGTGGTACGGGGGCGGCCCGGCCTTCTCTTCCCCTTCGCTTGCCATTTCAACCCTTGTTTGGACAGGTGATTGTCTGGTCTCCGCAGCACATGCCCAATCCAGCGCCATTTCCTGAGTAGGATCTCCTTGTCAATGGGTGTCTGGTCAGTCATCTCCCACAGTCTTGCGTTAGATATGGTTCATGGCCAGTAGATCCCCAGTATGCGCCTCAGACATTTGTTCACGAACACCTGAAGTTTACTGGTTACTTCATTCTTAACGAGTCGTGTCTCGCACCCGTACAGGAGGACTGACTTGACATTGGAGTTAAAAACTCTGATCTTGGTACGCCGAGTGATGATGCGAGACGTCCAAACAGGCTTCAGTTGCGCATATGCAGCTCGGGCTTTGTTGATGCGTACTTCTACATCCGCCTCCGCTCCGCCcagaaataaaactaaaaaaactaaattacaaaaaaaaacttaacttaggcttaaaaacataagaattgtaatttgtttttagttcaGTGTAGTTGATATAATATAGGCATTGGTGTCTGTACTAGGTCAGACCGCATGATAGATACCAGATGTTCACAAACATTGGTTagaaaagttttaaattaagacACGTTGTAAATGATTAAATAGGTGGAAATATCGTAGCTAAATGGTAAAACAGAACAGGGTATACCAATGATAACCTTAGTAGACAAGCATAAGAAGAAGGAAAGAACACAAAGAAGATGAActcttatatacctacttgttttcTGTGAAATTCATTCGTACAATATAATtacctcgcttcgctcggctctccagggtTTGGGACATACAGTTCAGATAGATTTTCCCTCATCGCTCGGATTTTCAATTTTTGGAATGGTGGTTTGAGTAGCAATGCCTCGCTTCACTCGCctcttttgtttataaatcgTAAAGTTCATACTTAgttgaatataattatatcacattattttatacagggttattggtaagtagaccagatcctttcaggaggtgatagaggaaagcatttccagtcgattgaacccattaataataatgcattatcctaaacttaagcatttctaagatatttaatatttaaggttttttgaatttttttccaaaattttatgcttaaaaccgaaaataaaaaaatttgccACATttctatatatattttttggttattttgcatgagtaacaccttaattataattaattagtaacattattgggttcaatcgactggaaatgccttcctctatcacctcctgaaaggatctggtctacttaccaatatcCCTGTATACTGGGTGTCCAACTTTTAGAAAAATATGTATCTGTATTTGTTATAGTTATGTTGCCCCGctacgctcggctctccagtttattttgaactatgtacctattagGCAAACACTTAACTATCGGTCTaccaaaaattcaaaatttaataatccAATGACTGACCACGCACGCTACGAAGAATACGTTACATGACATATTCAAGTTtacatgaatattttttttttaagtaggttTATTCCCTTCATTGAATAAGTATTATAACACCctgttttatacatattttccGAACTCCTGTATGCACATGTTTCTATACTATAGACATACATAACGGTGATACTTATTGTTGATTAATGTTTTAGGTCAGGAGGTAAGTAATAAGAAATCAAGATAAAGTTTCAAGAagctatatttttcattttcgaAAACTTGACAGAAATTTACTGACATCCACATCCGCAGCCAATGTTGTTACCGAGCAGTCTGTTACCAACCAGGTTGTTACCAAGGTAGTTGTTTCCAATCAGACCGTTGCTCAGGTAGTTGTTACCAATGCCGTTTCCGATGAGTCCGTTGTAGCCAATGTTGGAGCCAATGACACCTCCAGAGATACCCTGACCGCAGCCAGCGTCGGTGAGGGCCACACCAGGCACAGAGCTGTAGGCGACTTGCGCTTGACCAGAGGTGGGAGCCACGCCGCCCATAGAGACTGCTCCGACGAAGGGCATAGCCCCAGACACTGCCACCGTTCCACCGAGCTCCAGATTCTCAGCCACAACTGAGATGCCGTTCGGGGTGGTGTAGGAGCCACTGGCGATGCTCAGAATGCTCTCAGGGTATGCGAGGCCGCTGGACAGAACTGAAGAGCCGTATCCATTGTTCAGGCCGATGAGGTTGGATCCCAGGAGGCCGTTGGACAAGGCGAGGTTGTTGCCGCAGCCTGCTGACACCAGCGGGGCGTAGTTGTTGACGCCGCACCCGCACGAGCCGTAGACAGCCTGTTCAGAAATAAACCATTTAGTTGTACTTATCAGTTCTAACAAtcctaaattattatttacaaacgcCTGTATTATAGTTTTTTCGTGAACTTACCTGGACCAAGAGGACGGAAGCGAAGGCAACGAAAAGAGTATTTGAaaccatttttattagttCTTGTTGAAAGAATGACTCACCTTGACATTGAATTAGTATTTATATGCTTGGTAAGCTACATAGGTGATGAAACCTTGCAGTTAGTAAGTTATTGGGTCAATAAACTAATATCTATCATTCTAGCTTTATCTCACGTACTTCCGCAAAACAGTAACTAGTACTTAGTGCGTACATAACAATGTCATAATCCGTACTAAAGTAACGGTATACCGAGTATAAATAGTGcgtgtatttgttttaaaatttattctcAAGCCTCCCTTGAAAACATA from Plutella xylostella chromosome 2, ilPluXylo3.1, whole genome shotgun sequence carries:
- the LOC105393590 gene encoding uncharacterized protein LOC105393590 isoform X1, with the translated sequence MVSNTLFVAFASVLLVQAVYGSCGCGVNNYAPLVSAGCGNNLALSNGLLGSNLIGLNNGYGSSVLSSGLAYPESILSIASGSYTTPNGISVVAENLELGGTVAVSGAMPFVGAVSMGGVAPTSGQAQVAYSSVPGVALTDAGCGQGISGGVIGSNIGYNGLIGNGIGNNYLSNGLIGNNYLGNNLVGNRLLGNNIGCGCGCQ
- the LOC105393590 gene encoding uncharacterized protein LOC105393590 isoform X2, encoding MASMALFSVLASALLIQAVYGSCGCGVNNYAPLVSAGCGNNLALSNGLLGSNLIGLNNGYGSSVLSSGLAYPESILSIASGSYTTPNGISVVAENLELGGTVAVSGAMPFVGAVSMGGVAPTSGQAQVAYSSVPGVALTDAGCGQGISGGVIGSNIGYNGLIGNGIGNNYLSNGLIGNNYLGNNLVGNRLLGNNIGCGCGCQ